The sequence TACTGTGCTGTGGCGAGTTCAGGGATATACACCTTTGGAAGAGGAACCAAGCTGAACCTAGACAGTAAGTAAATTAATTGCCGCATTTctgtaaacattttaaaaaacactttaaaaCTATTGGGATGGTTGATTAAATTGGAGCAAATTAAGACTGTTGCTCATAAAATATATTTAGACGCAGCTAACGAACCAGTCAGTGTCTTGCGACACGGAAGAGAGTCAGGCACAATTGCGGCCAATTTTACAGGCAGTACCCATGCTTTAGAAAGTGTACAGGAGGAATTTTTTCTCAGATAAAACCTGACTGCCGAGTTTTAATTTGGAGAGAACCAGAGTGAAACCCGGTTCACCGGGAGCTTCCGGAATGGTGTGGCCGAAATTTGCTCCATTATCTTGCAGCATAATAGATGCTGAAATATTCACCTCCCGACCAATCAGTAACCCGAGGACGTCAACTAACTCTCATTGCGAGAAGTTTGAAGGGACAGGATAGGATATATTCTTTAGCCAAGGGACTGTTCGCACTGCTGACTCTTACCTATAATAACAGGGTGAGCAGAAACATCGCAATGTTTCAACGCAAAACGGAGAAACATTTATAGAAGGAAAAAACAATAGATTAGAAATAGACTCAATGCGCGGTCTTTTCAAAGACGGCGGTTCATTCTGTGTTCCAGAATTCCAAGATTGTATGGATCCCCCCAAAAAATAGATTGACTCACAGCCCCGGTTAAAAGGTGAAGACGCAAAATCAAAATTTCATTCCACTTCGAGCAATAGCGCACATCAAAACCCTTCTCGGATTCATCAGGTTAACGTGACAACTTGCTGCAACTTAATTTCGGTTCTAAATCCAGAGCAAACCGTTCAGAGAAATATTCTCAATCTTCCATTTCGCAATAATCCCGGAGGAGAACAATAAACGTACTAGTAATCAACTCGTTATAATCATCCCTACTCCTCCAATATCAGCATAACGGAATAACAAGCACCCTAATTGACATTCCCTTAATATCTCACCGGTTCATTATCTTCCATCCGATTaaatgtgtgtgtatctcagacGAGGTTTTCAGATCTGTGTACCTGATTTTTGATTCACTCAGTTGAACTTCGCTGTTGGTTCTATAATTAGCCAGAAAGGAGTTGTGCTTTGAGTGTTCCGTTTACTCTATTGCCATTTTGATTTGACTTTCAGCTGGCATCATGGTGAAAAGGGCTGAGATGAAATACAAAAGGGAAAAGGCTCAATCATATTTTCAGTTATTTATCTAATAATACACACCTGTCAGAAATGTTAGCGTAAAATCCCTTTCGTTTAGACAATATTATCAACTGATGTCAAAAGCTGCTCAATAATCCCACGGGCGGCACGTTCGCACCGTGgctagcactactacctcacagcgcagcgccagggaccggggttcaattcggTGGAGATTTTCCATTTGCTCTCCGTGTCTCGGAGGGTTCTTcggcttcctcccatagtccaaagatatgcagtttaggtggataggccatgcgaaattggtccttagtgtccaaggtggattgtcccttagtgcccaatgtTACGGGGGTAGGGCAGAGTGTGGGTCTAACTGCCGGCTCGATGGATCgaacggtctccttctgccctGAATGGATTATGTGAGTTTCAGATATTTCAGTATCACGGTGTTCATTATAAAGCTCCGATGATAAAGGTCAACGGCACTTATCAGGCTGCCCGGAGTGTCAGCCTCCTAGATATAACGTTAAAAAAGTAAGACGAGCTTGTAGGTTCCAAGGAAAAATTCTCCCAATGTTAAACCGACACGGGGAGGTTTGGGACTGCCAAGACCCGTCCATAGTGCTGACACTGCATTTCAATATTACAACCAATCGTAGCGGCTGGCCTATATTACAAAAACTGAACAAAGTAGTATTGTTTCAATCTTTTCTTACATTAAATTAACAATTTACCAGGAGTTTCTCATTGCAGCTGGTGCTTATATGCACGGTGTAAACATTCAGTTAAAGAGAGTGTGGCAGTTTATCTTCAACCTCTTACATTGGGTGAAATGTTAGTATCATGGggatatttatttttaataataaactgAAAGAACTATCATTCCTGTAGCAACCCCTCGGGACATCCGAACTTGCTTTACAATCAATTGTGCGCATTTTATTTTCAGGATAGTCCTGTTTGGTGTGTAAGGAAAGCGGGAGCTGATTTCCGCGCAGCAAGACCCTCAAACACCAATCACCAATTATTCTGTTCAAGCGATATTGGCTGAGAGATAAATAGTGGCCAATTCATGTTGGTTGCATTGTTTGCATATTGAGGTTGTTGGTGGGTTAGTATTATAGAAAGCATGGGTTAAATAACATGGGTTATTTGTTGGAAACTGTTTCCTGTTTGGTGAAGATGTTAACACTTGCGACACTGTGAGCCCAAAGGGCCGTGATTAGGGAAgcatacggtagcatagtggttagcacaattgcttcacagcccagggtcccagattccattcccggcttgggtcactgtggggagtctgcacggtctcccgtTTGTGTAgggctttcctccggtttcctcccacagtccaaagatgtgccggttaggtggattggccatgctaaattgccctaagtgtccaaaattgcccttagtgttgggtgtggttgctgggttatgggaatagggacttgggtagggtgctctttccaagagccgatgtagactcgatgggctgaatggccaccttctgcgctgtaaattctatgatatctatgatcttCCCGAAGGGAGTAACTCTTGAATGTAGCCGAACAGTCTTCTGAAGTGTCACACATGAAACCATAGTCGGACCGTGGTTGGGGCTGTGGGGCGACTGGGTGTGAGACCGGGAGAGAAACAGTGTGCAATCTACGAAAGAGCAGATCGGCCATGTTAGTGACAGAAATCCAGATATTAGCCCAATGTTTCCCACTTCCGTGAAAATAGATTCAAGTTGGAATTTTTTTAATCGTTTGTTTAACAGTAAATTGCTTAGAGTCGAGTGTTCTGAGTTTCATTTGCTACCAATCTGTCCTAAGATTTATTCCGAATGCCAATTATTTGCTTTATATATCCTGATATTATTTCCTGTTAAAATTGTCCGTTAAAATTCTATTTCCTCTTAAGATGTTGCAGGTGTTTACTGCCATGCAGAAAACGTCGGATATTTTAACAGGTTATATATTGTTCAGGACTGTTGGGACCAGTAGTTGTGCAGTTAACAGTAACGAGAGTTCCTTCTATTCCATTCACCATAGCTTTGTACAGTGACGTGCAATCTTCAAATATTTCAACAACGGAAAACAGTGGTTACGATTTTGTAGTCAATTAAGAATGAATCGCCTTTGTCTTATCTACTTTTCAGATCCACAACCCCCCTCGGTGTCCGTCCTTCCGCCGTCATCGGATCAAATCGCAGCGAAGGACACAGCGACCCTGGTGTGTTTGGTGAGCGGGTTTAACCCGGGAGCTGCGGAGATTGAATGGACTGTAGACGGCAGTGTCAGAGGGAATGGGGTTGAGACCAGTCGGATCCAGCAGCAGGCGGACAACACGTTCAGTGTGAGCAGCTATCTGACTCTGTCAGCCTCAGAGTGGAACTCACACGAGCTTTACTCCTGTCTGGTCAAACACGAAACTCAGGCCAATCCGCTGAAAACAAGTATCTCGCGATCCAGCTGTATGTGATTTAAACATCTTATGCGCTGATTTGTTATACTTGCAGTAAAGAGGAATGTTTTAAATGAATCACCACTATTTGCAGTTTGTTGAACCAGTCTCGCTGTCTGTAATTAACGTGTTCACCCTGAACTGCTTCAGTGCAATGTTGCAAATACTCGCAACGTAATAAAATTATTTCTGTTATCTCATGTGCTGTTATTATTTTTTTATCTCCTTCTACGGAAACAATTGATAACTTCCTAATTGTGAGAAATCCCGAAGTTTTATTTTTTCTTACATTCTGCACATTTTATATCAAGTCAGTGACATCAGTCGGTATcaagtctaacgatgaccgtgaaaccattatcCATTGTCCTAAGAAAACATCAGATTCACTGAAATCCccaagagaaggaaatctgccatccttattgctctggcctacatgtgactccagaccgacaacaatgtggttgactcttaacctccCTCTGAAATGACTTAGCAGCCATCTTagctcaagtgcaattagggatgggcagaaaaTTATACACACGTACACGTGGAAGTCATTTTGCAACATATTTTTAAAGGTAACTCTGGCTGAATTTTGTCGTGTCAGAATAAAGGTGATCGCTATGTTCATGACAAGAGCTCACAGCACTTAGTGTCAGAGTTTCTAACTCACCTAGTTACACATATTCAGGACCGATCTCCTGGCTTGTTTTTAAATTATCCGATGATCCGATTTAATTGGTTAGTAAAGCACATTTTGAAGCAATTTCTATTAGTCGCAGTCATAACTATAGATTCTATGAGACATTGGCCCGAAAGCAGCTCAAATAAGATAAAGTCAAagtattgcggatgctggaaagtcCCAATAAGAGCACAAAGTGCTGGaacaactcagcaggtctgtcagcctccttgtcgagaggaacagagttcatTTTCCGAGTCCAGTATGACTCCTCTTCCAGTATGACCCCGGAAAGAAGAGCTATATGGAGTTGAAaaatgaactctgtttctctctccacagatgctgccagacctgcttggtccctctttttaaaaattcaacctCACACTAATCACAAATCATGGTGTCCCTTCAGTACAAAGTATTCTTTGATCAGACTGATTTCGTAATGGAATAAATAAATTGCTACAAGTGGAATCGCACGCTGTTAAGGCTTGTAAAAATACAAACTGTAAGAAACTTAGGTGGTGATTTTTAGTATAAGGAAAACAATAATTCAACAGCCCAAATTTACTGACGAACCCAACAGGGCCAAAGGGAGCCATGTTGGAAGTGACGTATGGTTTCCTGAAAAGAACTAATTCATGTATTGTTACTCTGGCAATGAATAAAGCAAACCAACAGCAAACAATATTATAAACTGAACCTCGATTAATTCAACTTGAAGACTTTAGATTAATCAATAGTTATTCAAAAATGCGGAACTAAATTAACACTCCttataatctttttaaaacacatGTCACTGCAATTTTGAAAAAGTGTAAACTTAATTTTAGTGTAATATCATTCCTGCATGTACTTTACAGCAATATAACGTATAACTATTTTTGAAACGTGTCTGTGACAACAGATTTCAAGCTGCATGCCTTGGCAATGATAGTAAAAGATCTAACCCTTGATAATCAAAATAATTTGCATTATTCGTTTACCTTTTTAAGTAACCTTTTATAAACTTAGCTGCATGATGTTACTTTTTAAAGTTTTCACATTTAAATCAGGCAATTTCCTTGGAGTCCATGGAGGGCTATAAGTCAAAAGAATGTCCCCAACAGTTTAAAAACAAAGACAAGGCTGCATATTGTAATGTTCGTGTTCATGGTAACAATAGATAAGGACCAGGCAACCCACAGAAATAGTTGAATTGATAGACACTGAAGTCAGGTGAACCTCGAATAAAAGATAACTAAAGAGTTATTAATTCATTGGTAGAATTGGCTTCTAAACTTAAACAAGTTGGCAGTGGGCGCGGTGCGAAAGGAAATTGCTTTTGGGCCGGACTGAAGTAATAGAACTAGGTATGTCCTCTTGGTGCATCATTAAGTGGATTGGGCGAACAGATTATTTCAGAACTGGCAAAGCTGCTGTGCCGACTGAGCCAGAGGTGTGGATAAATCAGATTGCAGTAACTggaatctcccccactccccgcaaACCACCATCCCCGAACCCCCgctcagcgaccccccccccccccatcctccacaacGTTATTCGGTTTCCTGATGAGTGATCCAGCAGTAAAACTCTTGTTTTTTGGTTTTATATATGTTGCTGCGTTTAGTGTTTAATAGGAGATCACTAAATTTGAATTGGTTTAAGTGAGGTTAAAGATTTAGAGAGTAAAAAATGAATCCGCATCACTGACACCCACTGTCCTTTGTTGGGACATTTTGTCTCCGAGAACAGCGCCACGTACAAAGGTTCTGATAGAATGATCGGAGACCACGTGGACAACTAGACCATGCTAAACAA comes from Scyliorhinus canicula chromosome 1, sScyCan1.1, whole genome shotgun sequence and encodes:
- the LOC119963554 gene encoding immunoglobulin lambda-1 light chain-like, which codes for MAEWVGVLAALMLCLHSTIGDPVLTQPGSISTSPGENVKITCTMSGGSISSYYTSWYWQKPGSAPVLVWSEYSGKPSNIPDRFMGSVDSSSNQMHLTISNVQSEDAPDYYCAVASSGIYTFGRGTKLNLDNPQPPSVSVLPPSSDQIAAKDTATLVCLVSGFNPGAAEIEWTVDGSVRGNGVETSRIQQQADNTFSVSSYLTLSASEWNSHELYSCLVKHETQANPLKTSISRSSCM